CATCAAGAACTATAACCGGAACTAGCTTGCTTCCAATTATGTCTCTTAGAACATTTCCAGGCCCTACAGAAGGCAATTGATCTACATCTCCAACCAAAAGTACTCTAGTTCCTTTTTTTATAGCCTGAAGCAAATACAGCATAAGTGTTATGTCCACCATTGACACTTCATCTATTATAATTACATCTGCCTCTAGTGGTTCCTCCTCATTTTTACTAAAACTCATAAGTGCTTCTTCTTCTGAAAAACTATATTCTAACAATCTATGTATAGTCTTTGCCTCATGACCTGTTGCCTCTGACATACGCTTTGCAGCTCGTCCTGTTGGCGCCGCTAAAAGAACCTTTTGACTAAGTCCTTCAAATATATCTATTATGCTATTTATGGTAGTTGTCTTTCCCGTTCCTGGTCCTCCTGTTATTACAAGGACTCCTTGTTTAACAGCCTCTTCTATAGCTTTTCTCTGCTGACTTCCATATTTTATATTGTGCCTATTTTCAAGACCATCTAATCTATCATTGACATCGATCTCAAGTTTTTCCATCTCCGCTATCATAAGCTCTACTAATTTAGATGCCACACCAGTCTCTGCATGATAAAGCCCCATCAAATACACTCCTGTATGCCCATTTAAATCTTCAATTTTAACTTGCTGCGCCATGGCCATATTTTTTATACACGTCTTTGCAAATTCTTCATCCACTCCTAAAAGCTCTCTAGTATGTCTTACGAGAACCTCTTCAGGTAAATATGAATACCCCTCATTCGCCTTTCGCAGCAACACAAATTTCACGCCAGCATAAACTCTAAATTCCGAGTCACTTCCTATCCCAAGTTTCTGAGCAATTTCATCTGCTTTTTTAAATCCAATTCCCTTTATATCATCTGCTAATCTGTATGGATTCTCCTTTATTTTTGCTATGGTCTCGTCTTCGTACGTTCTGTAAATCTTTACTGCAAAATGTGGACTTATTCCATATTCCTGCAAAAATAGCATCACATTTCGAATCTCCATCTGCTCTGCAAAAGCAGCTACTATTCCATCAGCTTTTTTCTCTCCGATTCCTTCAACTTCTATTATCCTTCTCGGTGTTTTCTGCAAAATATCAAGTGTCATTTCTCCAAAATAAGCCACTATTCGCTTGGCCATTTTAGGTCCTATACCTGGAATCAATCCACTAGATAGATAATTTTCTATACCCTGAAGTGAAGTTGGAATAGTAGAGCGATATGTACTTAATTTAAATTGCTTGCCAAACTTAGGGTGGTCAATCCACTCTCCCGTAAGTTCTAAGTGCTCACCTAATTGTGGATTTGGAATATTTCCAACTATGGTTATCACATCATCTTCTGTCTCTAATATCCCTACTAAATAGCCATTTTCAGCGTTTGTATATATCACATCTTCCAAACTTCCATTAATCACTTCCACCTAAAATCCCTCACTTTATATTCTTACATTCGATTCTTTAATTATAACACAAGAAAAGCTTCGAACGACAAAAGGCCTCAAATTTCATCTATGCTCTGATAAAATTTGAGACCTTTTATAATTTTTTTAGCTATCTATCTTCCGCTCTCTTTTTTCAAAAGTT
This sequence is a window from Tissierellales bacterium. Protein-coding genes within it:
- a CDS encoding ATP-dependent RecD-like DNA helicase, translating into MEVINGSLEDVIYTNAENGYLVGILETEDDVITIVGNIPNPQLGEHLELTGEWIDHPKFGKQFKLSTYRSTIPTSLQGIENYLSSGLIPGIGPKMAKRIVAYFGEMTLDILQKTPRRIIEVEGIGEKKADGIVAAFAEQMEIRNVMLFLQEYGISPHFAVKIYRTYEDETIAKIKENPYRLADDIKGIGFKKADEIAQKLGIGSDSEFRVYAGVKFVLLRKANEGYSYLPEEVLVRHTRELLGVDEEFAKTCIKNMAMAQQVKIEDLNGHTGVYLMGLYHAETGVASKLVELMIAEMEKLEIDVNDRLDGLENRHNIKYGSQQRKAIEEAVKQGVLVITGGPGTGKTTTINSIIDIFEGLSQKVLLAAPTGRAAKRMSEATGHEAKTIHRLLEYSFSEEEALMSFSKNEEEPLEADVIIIDEVSMVDITLMLYLLQAIKKGTRVLLVGDVDQLPSVGPGNVLRDIIGSKLVPVIVLDEIFRQAQESMIVVNAHKINKGDWPELNVKDKDFFFIKGKKPDDIAETILGLCAERLPKFNGYDPKKDIQVLAPMKKGECGVIALNKKLQERLNPLKDAVRELDLQKFSYRIGDKVMQIKNNYKMKWQQIENGVKTEEGEGVFNGDIGYIREINIEERTLVVEFEDHKFVNYEGLQASDELMLAYAVTIHKSQGSEFPVVVMPMTWGPPMLLTRNLLYTGITRARELVVLVGTENYMHQMIQNTQIEQRYSGLGDRLNKVRELYFERDDKGESN